From Strix uralensis isolate ZFMK-TIS-50842 chromosome 1, bStrUra1, whole genome shotgun sequence, a single genomic window includes:
- the GEM gene encoding GTP-binding protein GEM, whose protein sequence is MTLNNVTMRRTHNSSLQQQQQRWSIPADGKNLLVQKDSNEYNPHKRYTISPDEYYRRSWSSESSDSVISSESGSNCYRVVLIGEHGVGKSSLANIFAGVHDSIDSDCEVLGEDTYERTLMVDGESATIILLDMWDNKREGEWIRDHCMQVGDAYLIVYSITDRASFEKASELRIQLRRARQKEDIPIILVGNKSDLVRCREVSVAEGRACAVVFDCKFIETSAAVQHNVKELFEGIVRQVRLRRDSKEKNEKRLAYQKRRESIPKKARRFWGKIVAKNNKNMAFKLKSKSCHDLSVL, encoded by the exons ATGACCCTCAACAACGTTACCATGCGTCGCACCCACaacagcagcctgcagcagcaacagcagcgaTGGAGCATCCCTGCTGACGGAAAGAATTTGCTGGTCCAGAAAGACTCCAACGAGTACAACCCACACAAGCGATACACCATCAGTCCTGATGAATATTATAGAAGGAGCTGGTCCTCGGAGTCGTCCGACTCTGTCATCTCTTCTGAGTCTGGCAGCAACTGCTATCGGGTGGTGCTGATCGGGGAGCATGGCGTAGGCAAGTCCTCGCTGGCCAACATCTTTGCGGGGGTGCATGACAGCATCGACAGTGACTGTGAGGTGCTGGGAG AAGACACGTATGAAAGAACCCTGATGGTGGATGGGGAAAGTGCAACCATTATACTGCTCGACATGTGGGATAATAAG CGTGAGGGAGAATGGATTCGAGACCACTGCATGCAAGTGGGAGATGCATACTTGATTGTCTACTCCATCACAGACCGAGCAAGCTTTGAGAAGGCCTCTGAACTCAGAATACAGCTCCGCAGGGCACGCCAGAAAGAGGATATCCCCATTATTTTGGTTGGCAACAAAAGTGACCTTGTCAGGTGCCGTGAAGTTTCAGTGGCAG AAGGACGAGCCTGTGCCGTTGTGTTTGACTGCAAGTTCATTGAGACCTCGGCAGCCGTGCAGCACAACGTGAAAGAGCTCTTTGAAGGCATCGTGCGGCAAGTCCGGCTCCGGAGGGACAGCAAGGAAAAGAACGAGAAGCGGTTGGCATACCAGAAACGGAGAGAGAGCATCCCCAAGAAAGCCAGACGGTTTTGGGGCAAAATAGTTGCCAAGAACAACAAGAACATGGCCTTCAAACTCAAGTCCAAGTCTTGCCATGACCTATCGGTACTTTAA